In Arachis stenosperma cultivar V10309 chromosome 1, arast.V10309.gnm1.PFL2, whole genome shotgun sequence, one DNA window encodes the following:
- the LOC130944245 gene encoding glucan endo-1,3-beta-glucosidase 5-like, translated as MLVVVVVVVLALRGACGAVAEMGIGVNWGTVSFRKLKPTTVVDLLKDNKIGKVKLFEAEEEVLKALMGSGIEIMLGIPNEHLSLLSSSPSAADMWIQKNVSAYMSKHGALIRYIAVGNEPFLTSYNGEFQNFVIPAIQNLQESLVKANLAGSVKLVVPCNADAYESTVPSQGAFRPELTQIMTQLVQFLNSNGAPFIVNIYPFLSLYDNGEFPQDYAFFEGTTHPVIDGPNVYTNAFDGNYDTLVAALSKLGYGQMPIVIGEIGWPSDGAMGANITAARVFNQGLVNHVLSNKGTPLRPNSPPMDIYIFSLLDEGAKSILPGSFERHWGIFSFDGKAKYPLNLGLGNKELKNAKNVEYLPSRWCVASASSDMNNVANHVRMACSVADCTTLNYGGSCNGIGEKGNISYAFNSYYQLQMQDARSCNFDGLGVVTSRDPSVGACRFILGVKDKDSDSSASQITTTYKYHLCILLIILIIQWIF; from the exons atgttggtggtggtggtggtggtggtattAGCGTTGCGTGGTGCTTGTGGTGCGGTGGCAGAGATGGGAATAGGGGTGAACTGGGGGACGGTGTCGTTCCGGAAGCTAAAGCCGACGACGGTGGTTGATCTGCTGAAGGATAATAAGATTGGGAAGGTGAAGTTGTTCGAGGCAGAGGAGGAGGTGTTGAAGGCACTGATGGGGAGTGGGATTGAGATCATGCTTGGCATCCCTAACGAGCATCTCTCTCTCTTGAGCTCATCTCCTTCAGCTGCAGACATGTGGATTCAGAAGAATGTTTCTGCTTATATGTCCAAGCATGGCGCTCTTATCAG GTATATTGCTGTTGGAAATGAGCCATTCCTGACGAGTTATAATGGTGAATTTCAGAATTTTGTGATTCCGGCAATACAGAATCTACAAGAGTCCTTAGTGAAAGCAAATCTAGCTGGCTCTGTAAAACTAGTTGTGCCATGCAATGCAGATGCCTATGAGTCCACAGTTCCATCCCAAGGTGCATTCAGGCCAGAACTGACCCAGATAATGACTCAGCTGGTTCAGTTCCTCAACTCAAATGGAGCCCCATTCATTGTTAATATCTATCCATTTCTCAGCCTCTATGACAATGGAGAGTTCCCTCAAGACTATGCATTCTTTGAGGGAACAACTCATCCTGTCATAGATGGCCCCAATGTTTACACCAATGCCTTTGATGGCAACTATGACACTTTGGTTGCAGCTCTCAGTAAACTTGGGTATGGCCAGATGCCTATTGTTATTGGAGAAATCGGATGGCCCTCCGATGGAGCCATGGGTGCGAATATCACTGCAGCAAGGGTCTTCAATCAAGGCCTAGTCAATCATGTCCTAAGCAACAAAGGGACACCGTTGAGGCCGAATTCACCGCCTATGGATATTTATATCTTTAGCCTGCTGGATGAAGGAGCAAAGAGCATACTTCCAGGAAGCTTTGAGAGACACTGGGGGATATTCTCTTTTGATGGAAAAGCTAAATATCCATTGAACCTTGGCCTTGGAAACAAGGAGTTGAAGAATGCAAAGAATGTTGAGTACCTACCTTCAAGATGGTGTGTGGCAAGCGCTTCCAGTGATATGAATAATGTGGCAAACCATGTGAGAATGGCATGCAGTGTTGCAGACTGCACTACTCTAAACTATGGAGGTTCTTGTAATGGAATTGGAGAAAAGGGTAACATTTCATACGCCTTTAATAGTTACTATCAGCTGCAAATGCAAGATGCAAGAAGCTGCAATTTTGATGGTCTTGGTGTGGTTACTTCTAGAGACCCTTCAGTTGGGGCTTGTCGTTTTATTTTGGGAGTTAAGGATAAAGATTCTGATTCATCTGCTTCTCAGATAACAACAACATATAAATATCATCTCTGCATTCtgctgataattttaattatccaATGGATTTTTTAA